The Agarilytica rhodophyticola genome has a window encoding:
- a CDS encoding TIGR00153 family protein, with the protein MMIKNPLAELFGKSPIKPLQEHMEVSASAADELELFFKTVIKGDWEKADAIYNNIRNIENNADDLKKDLRLHLPKNLFLPVPRSDLLDLLTKQDKIANTAKDIAGLALGRKMRFPESMQPLLLEFLSICIANVHQALKAIEELDSLLESGFSGHELELVERLVDELNALERKADEYEVSIRAQLYDLESSLPPVDVMFIYRIIESIGDLADRSQKVGSRLLVLLAR; encoded by the coding sequence ATTATGATCAAAAATCCCCTTGCTGAGTTATTTGGCAAATCTCCAATAAAGCCTCTGCAAGAGCATATGGAAGTTTCGGCATCTGCTGCCGATGAATTAGAGCTTTTTTTTAAAACCGTTATCAAAGGCGATTGGGAAAAAGCCGACGCGATATATAATAATATTCGCAATATTGAAAACAATGCAGATGATCTCAAAAAAGACTTGCGCCTGCACCTACCCAAAAATCTATTTTTACCTGTGCCCAGGAGTGATCTCCTCGATCTATTGACTAAGCAGGACAAAATTGCCAATACGGCAAAAGATATTGCAGGTTTGGCTCTTGGCAGAAAAATGCGCTTTCCCGAAAGTATGCAGCCTCTGCTACTTGAATTCCTTTCTATTTGTATCGCCAATGTTCATCAGGCTCTTAAGGCTATCGAAGAGCTAGATTCCCTACTTGAATCTGGCTTTAGCGGCCATGAACTGGAGCTGGTTGAACGCTTAGTAGATGAACTCAATGCACTAGAACGTAAAGCTGATGAGTACGAAGTATCTATACGTGCACAACTTTATGACTTAGAGAGCAGCTTACCTCCTGTTGATGTGATGTTTATTTATCGCATTATTGAGTCGATAGGAGATCTTGCTGATCGATCGCAAAAAGTCGGCAGTCGTTTACTGGTATTACTCGCACGCTAA
- the uvrD gene encoding DNA helicase II: MDVSELINDLNDAQRQAVCASPSNQLVLAGAGSGKTRVLVHRIAWLIQVEGYSPHEIMAVTFTNKSAREMRERLSNIIEGGSNLGTGNLRGMWVGTFHGIAHRLLKAHWKEANLPQNFQILDSDDQLRLIKRIYQALNLDEGRWPFKQAQWFINAQKDEGIRPQYIQEGHDPFTATMKMVYSAYEEACERGGMVDFAELLFRSHELWLKNQDLLEHYQNRFKFLLVDEFQDTNTVQYAWLRVLAGKRCRVTAVGDDDQSIYGWRGAKIENIQQFEKDFDHVEVTRLEQNYRSTASILNAANAVIANNFGRMGKSLWTAGEDGEPIDLYCAFNEQDEARYIVGRIKNWLDSGNKLSDAAILYRSNAQSRVLEEDLLRENIPYRIYGGVRFYERLEIRNALAYLRIILSRNDDAAFERIVNTPTRGIGNKTLETVRLFAREQGSSLYDAAIAAVKNSVFTARAGNALQGFFDLIDQLEKDIVDMSLPEAVDHVMHHSGLFEFHKMEKGERGQARAENLQELVNACRGFQAEDDNISPMQEFLDTAALDAGDGQADEFDDAVQMMTLHSAKGLEFPLVFLAGVEENLFPHKMSKEDPERLEEERRLCYVGITRAMEKLVISYAESRRMHGDERFNTVSRFVREIPKELVQEVRIKSTISRPTNYGQSSLQEDPSDEYPGMALGQSVNHGIFGEGVILQFEGQGPSARVQVNFGESGIKWLVLKYAKLEALG, from the coding sequence ATGGATGTTTCAGAACTTATCAACGACTTAAACGATGCGCAACGTCAAGCCGTATGCGCTTCTCCTTCTAACCAATTGGTTCTCGCTGGTGCTGGCAGCGGTAAGACCCGTGTATTGGTGCATCGCATTGCCTGGTTAATTCAAGTGGAGGGTTACTCTCCTCACGAAATTATGGCGGTTACCTTTACCAATAAATCTGCTCGCGAAATGCGTGAGCGTTTGAGCAATATTATTGAAGGCGGCTCAAATCTTGGTACTGGTAACTTGCGGGGTATGTGGGTAGGTACCTTCCACGGTATTGCTCACCGCCTACTAAAGGCCCATTGGAAAGAAGCTAATCTACCTCAGAACTTTCAAATCCTTGATAGTGATGACCAACTTCGGCTTATTAAACGTATTTATCAGGCGCTTAATTTGGATGAGGGACGTTGGCCTTTTAAACAGGCACAGTGGTTTATCAATGCGCAGAAGGATGAAGGAATTCGCCCACAATATATCCAAGAGGGACACGACCCTTTTACCGCCACTATGAAAATGGTGTACAGCGCTTATGAAGAAGCGTGTGAGCGCGGTGGTATGGTAGATTTTGCCGAACTCCTGTTTCGCTCTCACGAGCTCTGGCTTAAAAATCAAGATTTACTCGAACACTATCAAAACCGCTTTAAGTTTTTATTAGTGGACGAATTTCAGGATACCAATACCGTGCAATATGCTTGGCTGCGTGTGCTAGCGGGCAAGCGTTGCCGAGTAACAGCCGTGGGTGATGACGACCAGTCCATTTACGGTTGGCGTGGTGCCAAGATAGAGAATATTCAACAGTTTGAAAAAGATTTTGATCATGTAGAAGTCACCCGCCTCGAGCAAAACTATCGCTCTACTGCTTCCATCTTAAATGCTGCTAACGCAGTGATTGCCAATAACTTTGGGCGTATGGGTAAATCCCTCTGGACTGCTGGAGAAGACGGCGAGCCGATAGACCTCTACTGTGCGTTTAACGAACAAGATGAAGCCCGTTATATTGTTGGTCGTATCAAAAACTGGCTAGATTCCGGTAATAAACTCAGTGATGCTGCTATTTTGTACCGCTCTAATGCTCAGTCACGGGTACTGGAAGAAGATCTTCTTAGAGAAAACATTCCTTACCGAATTTACGGTGGCGTACGCTTTTATGAGCGCTTGGAAATCCGTAATGCACTGGCGTACTTACGTATTATTCTCAGCCGTAATGACGACGCTGCCTTTGAGCGTATTGTTAATACGCCAACCCGAGGCATTGGCAATAAGACCTTAGAAACAGTTCGCCTATTTGCCCGTGAGCAAGGCTCTTCCCTATATGACGCTGCTATTGCTGCAGTTAAAAACTCTGTATTTACCGCGCGCGCGGGTAATGCGCTACAGGGCTTTTTTGATCTTATTGATCAACTGGAAAAAGATATTGTTGATATGTCATTGCCGGAAGCTGTAGATCACGTTATGCACCACAGTGGCTTATTTGAATTTCATAAAATGGAAAAGGGTGAAAGAGGACAAGCGCGAGCCGAAAACTTACAAGAATTAGTTAATGCCTGCCGTGGTTTTCAAGCGGAAGACGATAATATTAGCCCAATGCAAGAATTCCTTGATACTGCAGCCCTTGATGCTGGTGATGGTCAGGCTGATGAATTTGATGATGCTGTGCAAATGATGACTCTACACAGTGCTAAAGGCTTGGAGTTTCCTTTGGTGTTTCTGGCCGGGGTCGAAGAAAATTTATTTCCTCACAAAATGTCTAAAGAAGACCCAGAACGTTTAGAGGAAGAACGGCGCTTGTGTTATGTAGGCATTACTCGCGCCATGGAAAAACTTGTTATCTCTTACGCTGAAAGCCGGCGTATGCACGGCGATGAGCGCTTCAATACAGTATCGCGTTTTGTTAGGGAAATTCCAAAAGAGCTAGTGCAAGAGGTTCGTATTAAATCGACCATCTCGCGTCCAACAAACTATGGTCAAAGCTCATTGCAGGAAGACCCCAGTGATGAATATCCCGGTATGGCACTTGGTCAAAGTGTCAATCATGGCATTTTTGGCGAAGGTGTTATTTTACAGTTTGAAGGTCAGGGCCCCAGTGCCCGTGTGCAGGTTAACTTTGGCGAAAGCGGTATTAAATGGTTGGTGCTGAAATATGCCAAGCTGGAAGCGTTGGGCTGA
- a CDS encoding response regulator transcription factor gives MSSSNVSKCDSEQLAKNILLVEDDETLGHVTKLALEKKGYSVSHVKTVLDAQNTLHKAPYGLAILDLKLEDETSLDLLPILKRHNEHIKVLVLTAYASIATAVEAVKRGAHNYLPKPATVQEILAALEEQEVADSNKQEDMSIISTKRLEWEHIQRSLLRNDGNVSATARELNMHRRTLQRKLQKYPVKE, from the coding sequence GTGAGCAGTTCAAACGTTAGTAAATGTGATAGTGAGCAATTGGCAAAAAATATATTACTTGTCGAAGACGACGAGACACTCGGCCATGTCACCAAGCTGGCGTTGGAGAAGAAGGGCTATAGTGTCAGTCATGTTAAAACTGTCCTTGATGCTCAGAATACGTTACACAAAGCTCCCTATGGGCTGGCGATCCTTGACCTTAAACTTGAAGATGAGACTTCACTTGATTTGCTACCCATACTTAAACGCCACAATGAGCATATCAAAGTACTTGTACTCACTGCTTATGCGAGCATTGCTACAGCGGTAGAAGCGGTTAAGCGTGGCGCACATAACTACCTGCCAAAGCCTGCAACTGTGCAGGAAATTCTTGCTGCATTAGAAGAACAGGAGGTTGCAGATTCTAATAAGCAAGAAGATATGTCTATAATTTCAACTAAACGTTTAGAATGGGAGCATATTCAACGCTCCCTTTTGAGAAATGATGGTAATGTTTCGGCCACAGCTCGTGAGCTAAATATGCATCGGCGAACATTGCAACGAAAGTTACAAAAATATCCAGTGAAAGAATAA
- a CDS encoding TRAP transporter large permease, which yields MLGYPVAFTLAGTALIFAGIGILFGSFQAEFLLNYPERVFGTMTNTTLIAVPLFVLMGVILERSKIAEELLLNMAQACGRLPAGLGISVVLVGALMAASTGIVGATVVTMGLMSLPTMMKNGYSPSLSCGTICATGTLGQIIPPSIALVMLGDIISSAYQEAQLARGIFNSAPVSVGDLFVGAIIPGLLLVVMYIAYLLGIGILQPNSAPKLAPSESYSLTSLIKSIAPPIVLILLVLGSIISGLATPTEAAGVGAIAASILALTKGQMNKAMLDQVMESTLKVTTMVFAILLGASLFSLVFNGLGGDKLIHSFFEHLPGGVFVAVLVVMIVIFVLGFILDFIEITFVVVPLIGPALLTMGVDPIWLGIMIAINLQTSFLTPPFGFALFYLRGVAPETIKTSSIYRGVIPFIMIQLVLLAALAQWPSLVTWLPEQLSP from the coding sequence ATGTTAGGTTATCCCGTCGCCTTTACCTTGGCTGGTACAGCATTAATTTTTGCCGGGATCGGCATCTTATTTGGTAGTTTTCAGGCTGAATTTTTGCTCAATTATCCTGAGCGAGTATTTGGCACTATGACCAATACAACACTGATCGCCGTGCCCCTATTCGTTTTAATGGGTGTCATACTAGAACGATCAAAAATCGCCGAAGAGCTGCTGTTAAACATGGCGCAAGCCTGTGGGCGTCTACCCGCAGGTCTTGGTATATCTGTGGTGTTGGTGGGTGCATTAATGGCCGCAAGCACAGGCATTGTCGGTGCAACCGTGGTCACTATGGGTTTAATGTCATTGCCCACTATGATGAAAAATGGCTATTCACCTTCTCTTTCCTGCGGCACGATCTGCGCTACAGGAACGTTGGGACAGATTATCCCGCCATCCATTGCACTAGTGATGCTCGGCGATATTATTTCAAGTGCCTATCAAGAAGCTCAGCTTGCCCGTGGTATTTTTAATTCTGCGCCCGTATCGGTAGGCGATTTATTTGTCGGTGCAATAATACCCGGTCTGCTCTTAGTTGTGATGTATATTGCCTATTTATTAGGCATTGGTATTTTGCAGCCAAATTCTGCCCCCAAATTAGCACCATCCGAATCCTATAGCCTTACATCATTAATAAAGAGCATTGCTCCTCCCATAGTGCTTATCCTTCTTGTATTGGGCTCAATTATCTCAGGCCTAGCAACCCCCACTGAAGCCGCTGGCGTCGGCGCAATTGCCGCATCGATCTTGGCTCTGACGAAGGGGCAAATGAATAAAGCAATGCTTGATCAGGTGATGGAATCCACGTTGAAAGTAACAACCATGGTATTTGCAATATTGTTGGGAGCATCTTTATTCTCTTTAGTATTCAATGGGTTAGGTGGTGACAAACTTATCCACAGTTTCTTTGAACACCTTCCCGGTGGTGTTTTTGTTGCCGTATTAGTCGTGATGATCGTGATATTCGTCCTCGGCTTCATTCTCGATTTCATTGAGATCACCTTTGTTGTTGTACCATTGATTGGACCGGCATTGCTGACTATGGGGGTTGACCCTATTTGGCTGGGTATTATGATTGCTATCAATTTACAGACATCTTTTCTTACACCACCTTTTGGTTTTGCACTATTCTATTTACGTGGCGTAGCGCCAGAAACCATAAAAACATCATCGATTTATCGTGGCGTAATTCCTTTTATTATGATCCAATTAGTATTGCTTGCTGCACTTGCACAATGGCCAAGCTTAGTGACGTGGCTACCAGAGCAACTATCACCCTAA
- a CDS encoding TRAP transporter substrate-binding protein — MKMQTRYTPWWMPTVIVLLIAACAILFALLVFKSASTHTSSGNTVSEASNQQTFRWKLVTTWPKRFPGLGLAPENFAELVRDMSNGRLVVEVHGANEIVPALGVFGAVSSGSVEMGHGAAYYWKGKILAAPFFTSVPFGMNVQEFNGWLHYGGGMALWREIYEPFNLVPFAGGNTGVQMGGWFNKEIRSIEDLRGLKMRIPGLGGEVFSKAGGVAVNIPGGELYTSLQSGVIDATEWVGPYNDLAFGFHEIAKYYYYPGWHEPGPMLEFIVNKDAYASLPEDLQKIVEVATRAVNQDMLDEYTARNNGALDELVNTHNVEVRQFPEDVLTHLEKLAWELYAQLAQEDPVFNKVYTSYKNYMKGALLYHRISEDAYYRVRNSPPD, encoded by the coding sequence ATGAAAATGCAAACACGCTATACCCCTTGGTGGATGCCCACCGTTATTGTGCTTCTTATTGCTGCGTGCGCAATTTTATTTGCGTTGCTAGTTTTCAAATCGGCAAGTACTCATACATCCTCAGGAAATACTGTTAGTGAGGCATCAAATCAGCAGACTTTTCGTTGGAAGCTGGTCACCACATGGCCCAAACGATTCCCCGGTTTAGGCCTGGCGCCAGAGAATTTTGCCGAGCTAGTGCGGGATATGAGTAATGGGCGTTTAGTGGTTGAAGTCCATGGGGCAAATGAAATTGTTCCCGCACTCGGTGTTTTTGGTGCCGTATCCTCGGGTAGTGTGGAAATGGGCCATGGCGCTGCCTACTACTGGAAGGGGAAAATTCTTGCTGCGCCCTTTTTTACATCTGTCCCCTTCGGTATGAACGTGCAAGAATTTAATGGTTGGCTGCATTATGGTGGTGGCATGGCGCTGTGGCGTGAAATATACGAGCCTTTCAATTTGGTGCCCTTTGCTGGTGGTAATACGGGGGTGCAAATGGGGGGCTGGTTTAATAAAGAGATTCGCTCCATTGAGGATTTACGCGGCCTAAAAATGCGTATACCAGGCCTGGGTGGCGAAGTGTTTAGCAAAGCGGGTGGTGTTGCTGTCAATATTCCTGGAGGTGAGCTGTACACCTCTTTGCAATCGGGTGTTATCGATGCCACTGAGTGGGTAGGGCCATATAATGACTTGGCTTTTGGCTTTCATGAAATTGCCAAATATTACTATTACCCTGGTTGGCACGAGCCAGGCCCAATGCTTGAATTCATCGTTAATAAAGATGCTTATGCATCGTTGCCAGAAGATTTACAAAAAATAGTGGAGGTTGCGACCAGGGCTGTTAATCAAGATATGCTCGACGAGTATACGGCTCGCAACAATGGTGCGCTAGATGAGTTGGTGAACACTCACAACGTGGAGGTGCGCCAGTTCCCGGAAGATGTATTGACACATTTAGAGAAGCTCGCCTGGGAGTTGTATGCTCAGCTAGCTCAGGAAGATCCCGTTTTTAATAAGGTATATACCTCCTACAAAAACTATATGAAGGGCGCTTTGCTTTACCATCGTATTAGTGAAGATGCCTATTATCGTGTGCGCAATAGCCCACCCGATTAG
- a CDS encoding imm11 family protein yields the protein MLYVIHSDEYSFLSLVFDDDEIDQKLGDNYLIQADPTPISLKQVWKPLNVSFVDVISNRNNKPIPDIHHNFGRLFLSSEAAEILSPILENKGELLSVNYGNNKNGFIFNPLILAEDSAGLNKKLSIKNNVGDIQSLFFHEDKLEGCHIFKTEFDNYMGVYCDQEFKELVEKHSLTGVTFGNDLGNIFPPDPTGNTSKPKGH from the coding sequence ATGCTATATGTTATACATTCTGACGAATATAGTTTTTTATCACTCGTGTTTGATGATGACGAAATCGACCAAAAGCTTGGTGACAATTACCTTATACAGGCTGACCCAACGCCAATAAGTTTAAAGCAAGTTTGGAAACCGTTGAACGTATCATTTGTTGACGTAATAAGTAACAGGAACAACAAACCTATTCCTGATATTCATCATAATTTTGGCCGTCTCTTTCTAAGTTCTGAGGCTGCAGAAATTTTAAGTCCTATACTTGAAAATAAAGGTGAACTTTTATCTGTGAACTATGGCAATAACAAAAATGGCTTTATCTTTAATCCATTAATATTAGCTGAGGATTCAGCAGGACTTAATAAGAAGTTGAGCATAAAAAATAACGTTGGCGATATCCAATCTTTATTTTTTCACGAGGATAAATTAGAGGGTTGCCATATTTTTAAAACTGAATTTGATAATTATATGGGCGTTTACTGTGATCAGGAGTTTAAAGAGCTTGTCGAAAAGCATTCTCTAACTGGCGTCACCTTTGGCAATGATCTTGGAAATATTTTCCCACCAGATCCAACAGGAAATACATCAAAACCAAAAGGACACTAG
- a CDS encoding inorganic phosphate transporter produces the protein MSVLADYGTILIVMACLFGLFMAWGVGANDVANAMGTSVGSGALTIRQAIFIAMIFEFLGAYLAGGEVTSTIRKGIIDPALMADTPEYLVYGMLAALLAAGTWLLVASIMGWPVSTTHSIVGAIVGFAAVGISMDAVEWAKVGKIVASWVVSPVLAGSISFGLFISVQKLIFDTDAPLENAKRYIPFYMFSVGFLIAMVTMLKGLKHVLKDAHINIGFFESGIIAVVIGCVVAGVGIALLRRVKMEDESAVANKFDNVEKVFAILMIFTACAMAFAHGSNDVANAVGPLAAVVGIVKSGAVASKTTMPAWILLVGGIGIVVGLATYGFKVMATIGKKITELTPSRGFAAELGAAATVVLASGFGLPISTTHTLVGAVLGVGLARGIGALNLKVIGSIFLSWLVTLPAGAGLAIVFFFVLKGIFS, from the coding sequence ATGTCTGTATTAGCCGACTATGGCACAATTTTAATTGTTATGGCCTGTCTTTTTGGCTTGTTTATGGCTTGGGGAGTGGGCGCCAACGATGTCGCAAATGCCATGGGTACATCTGTTGGTTCTGGAGCTCTTACTATCCGCCAGGCAATTTTTATTGCCATGATCTTCGAATTTCTAGGCGCCTACCTTGCTGGCGGTGAAGTTACTTCTACTATACGCAAAGGGATTATTGATCCCGCTTTAATGGCGGATACGCCGGAGTATTTAGTCTATGGAATGCTCGCTGCACTGCTTGCAGCGGGAACCTGGTTATTAGTAGCAAGTATTATGGGGTGGCCGGTGTCCACTACCCACTCCATTGTCGGCGCTATTGTGGGTTTTGCTGCCGTAGGCATCTCTATGGACGCTGTCGAATGGGCTAAAGTGGGCAAGATCGTCGCCAGTTGGGTAGTCTCGCCAGTGTTGGCGGGCTCTATATCTTTTGGCCTTTTTATCAGTGTACAAAAGTTGATCTTCGATACTGATGCACCTCTTGAGAATGCCAAGCGCTATATTCCCTTTTATATGTTTAGTGTGGGCTTTCTAATTGCCATGGTAACCATGTTAAAGGGACTTAAACATGTACTTAAGGATGCTCATATCAACATAGGTTTTTTTGAGTCTGGAATTATTGCCGTTGTTATTGGCTGCGTGGTTGCCGGTGTTGGCATTGCTTTACTGCGCCGAGTCAAAATGGAAGATGAGTCGGCAGTTGCCAACAAGTTCGATAACGTTGAAAAAGTATTCGCCATCTTAATGATTTTCACTGCCTGTGCTATGGCATTTGCACACGGATCCAATGATGTTGCTAACGCTGTTGGCCCTCTGGCTGCTGTCGTCGGTATTGTAAAGTCAGGTGCTGTAGCTTCAAAAACTACAATGCCAGCTTGGATTTTATTGGTAGGTGGTATCGGTATTGTTGTGGGTCTTGCCACCTATGGCTTTAAAGTAATGGCCACTATCGGCAAGAAGATAACCGAACTTACCCCAAGCCGAGGGTTTGCTGCAGAACTAGGAGCGGCTGCCACAGTGGTGTTAGCTTCTGGTTTCGGTTTGCCGATTTCCACAACTCACACTCTTGTGGGAGCTGTGCTCGGTGTTGGTTTGGCCCGAGGCATAGGAGCTTTGAACCTTAAAGTTATCGGCTCAATCTTCCTATCCTGGCTCGTCACCCTCCCTGCTGGTGCAGGCCTAGCTATTGTCTTCTTTTTTGTTTTGAAAGGTATTTTTAGTTAA
- a CDS encoding acyl-CoA thioesterase, producing MVVIDEDPVPNGQLVLKTHTMPRDTNADGDIYGGWLLSQMDIAGAIAAREIAKGRVTTVAVGSLAFLCPIPVGCAVSCYCEIVEIGRSSIKVLVDVWIKSDDDNLHKVTEGDFIYVAIDDHGRTRCLPKG from the coding sequence ATGGTAGTAATTGATGAAGACCCAGTACCTAATGGGCAACTGGTTTTAAAGACTCACACCATGCCCCGTGATACTAACGCAGATGGTGATATTTATGGCGGCTGGCTGTTGTCGCAAATGGACATAGCCGGCGCGATCGCTGCTCGCGAAATCGCCAAAGGACGTGTTACTACTGTGGCCGTAGGGAGCCTAGCATTTCTCTGCCCGATTCCCGTAGGCTGTGCGGTAAGTTGCTATTGTGAGATCGTCGAGATAGGGCGCTCTTCTATTAAAGTACTTGTAGACGTCTGGATAAAATCCGACGACGACAACCTGCATAAGGTGACCGAAGGTGACTTTATATATGTCGCCATCGACGATCACGGCAGAACTCGCTGCTTACCTAAGGGCTAG
- a CDS encoding TlyA family RNA methyltransferase, with protein sequence MRLDQLVVQKGLADSRTQSQKLISDGLVSVNIAGQWQCLTKASTKVDETCELRVAQSAEQTFVSRAGLKLNGALQKTGVRPLDKTALDVGQSTGGFSDCLLQAGAKKVIGVDVGHNQLSSKLKGDTRVISLEGVNARRLSADIFEPYLSPVVFDLVVMDVSFISQTLILPRLVPLIAPEGNLISLIKPQFEVGPSGIGKNGIVRNTALYKQVESNLRAKAEELGLSVIKYFESAIQGGDGNREFFMWAVRSGNKL encoded by the coding sequence TTGCGCTTAGATCAACTTGTCGTGCAAAAAGGTCTTGCCGACTCTCGCACTCAAAGTCAAAAATTGATCAGTGATGGCCTAGTGTCGGTCAACATTGCCGGTCAGTGGCAGTGTCTGACAAAAGCTTCAACCAAAGTTGATGAAACATGTGAGCTACGTGTTGCCCAGAGTGCCGAGCAAACTTTTGTTTCCCGTGCCGGTCTTAAGCTCAATGGTGCTTTGCAAAAAACAGGGGTGCGCCCCCTGGATAAAACAGCACTTGATGTGGGGCAATCTACCGGTGGCTTTAGTGACTGCCTACTGCAAGCGGGTGCGAAAAAAGTCATTGGTGTCGATGTTGGTCATAATCAACTATCCTCTAAGTTAAAGGGTGATACTCGTGTCATCAGCTTAGAGGGCGTCAATGCTCGTCGTTTAAGCGCCGATATATTTGAGCCATACCTATCGCCAGTGGTGTTTGACTTGGTGGTGATGGATGTTTCGTTTATTTCTCAGACACTTATATTGCCTCGACTGGTACCTCTGATAGCGCCTGAAGGTAATCTTATAAGCTTGATTAAGCCGCAATTTGAAGTCGGTCCTAGTGGCATTGGTAAAAATGGAATAGTTAGAAATACTGCACTATACAAGCAAGTTGAAAGTAATTTGCGTGCCAAGGCAGAGGAATTGGGCTTATCAGTAATCAAATACTTTGAAAGCGCTATACAAGGTGGCGATGGCAACCGAGAATTTTTTATGTGGGCGGTTCGCAGTGGTAACAAGCTCTAA
- a CDS encoding AHH domain-containing protein yields the protein MPVPRKNIPYALQSKTERKIHQIINNDKKLSESDLLNVYVTAQVEERIELYRDGAASMSIAELKAEQHDSALLGQYMAAMGDPRPHPLCHAHAMISGGHAKAAVLRLVMAKRGRRIDDFVNGCWLPKNTEAVRKMPGRLNNAVPHSRIHRFQYYRWLSTKINLATIKTTRDLDLALVRSAFALQSGSYPPEIMLSAHTKHGAF from the coding sequence ATGCCTGTACCAAGAAAAAATATTCCCTATGCACTGCAATCGAAGACAGAACGTAAGATTCATCAAATAATTAATAATGATAAAAAACTAAGTGAGAGCGATCTTTTAAACGTGTATGTTACAGCTCAAGTCGAAGAGCGAATTGAGCTGTATAGAGACGGTGCTGCTAGTATGTCAATAGCAGAATTAAAGGCAGAGCAACATGATTCTGCACTGCTAGGGCAATATATGGCAGCTATGGGTGACCCAAGGCCACATCCACTATGTCACGCCCATGCTATGATATCAGGGGGACATGCCAAAGCAGCAGTACTACGACTTGTAATGGCAAAGCGAGGGCGTCGCATAGATGATTTTGTTAATGGTTGTTGGCTACCAAAAAACACAGAGGCGGTACGAAAAATGCCGGGACGATTGAATAACGCTGTACCACATAGCAGAATACATCGCTTTCAGTACTATCGATGGCTTTCTACTAAAATTAACTTGGCAACAATCAAGACGACAAGAGATTTGGATTTAGCATTAGTCCGATCAGCTTTTGCGCTACAAAGCGGTTCGTATCCACCTGAAATAATGTTATCCGCTCATACTAAGCACGGAGCATTCTAA
- a CDS encoding TRAP transporter small permease subunit — translation MINFLHSFINAVETLNNVLAKYLAWLTGVMAIVIFLIVVGRSAFDMGSIALQESITYMHTCVFMVCLAYTAQEGGHVRVDIFYRRQDTASKAWVDVVGATIFLLPFSLFMFAISWNFVISAWHIKEGSIDPGGIPALYLMKTLIPIAAFLLALRAITEVISNLLHLTFLPASSAQANEQPKG, via the coding sequence ATGATCAACTTCTTGCATTCCTTCATCAATGCTGTTGAAACACTCAATAATGTTCTGGCTAAGTACCTGGCATGGCTCACAGGGGTGATGGCCATCGTTATTTTCCTAATTGTCGTGGGCCGCTCCGCTTTTGACATGGGCTCTATTGCTTTACAAGAGAGCATTACCTACATGCATACCTGCGTCTTTATGGTATGTCTTGCTTATACTGCGCAAGAGGGTGGTCATGTGCGAGTCGATATTTTTTATCGACGCCAAGACACTGCCAGCAAAGCCTGGGTCGATGTTGTCGGAGCGACTATTTTTTTACTGCCGTTCTCACTATTCATGTTCGCAATCAGTTGGAATTTCGTCATCAGCGCTTGGCACATCAAGGAAGGATCGATTGATCCCGGCGGTATCCCTGCACTATATCTTATGAAAACACTGATTCCTATTGCCGCATTTTTATTGGCTTTGCGTGCCATAACGGAAGTTATTAGCAACTTACTACACCTCACATTTTTGCCTGCTAGCTCAGCACAGGCCAACGAGCAACCTAAGGGATAA